One genomic window of Gavia stellata isolate bGavSte3 chromosome 7, bGavSte3.hap2, whole genome shotgun sequence includes the following:
- the SLC1A2 gene encoding excitatory amino acid transporter 2, which yields MPKQVEVRMHESHLSPVEHRSRNICVQFCQSLHRNLLLTLTVFGVILGALCGGLLRLATPIDPDIIMLIAFPGDILMRMLKMLILPLIISSLITGLSGLDAKASGRLGTRAMIYYMSTTIIAAVLGVILVLAIHPGNPKLKKQLGQGKKNDEVSSLDAFLDLIRNLFPENLVQACFQQIQTVTKKVLVPPPIEEPPNVTDSAFAMMNETVREAPPEAQLVIKKGLEFKDGMNVLGLIGFFIAFGIAMGKMGEQAKMMVDFFNILNEIVMKLVTMIMWYSPLGIACLICGKIIAIKDLEVVARQLGMYMVTVIVGLLIHGGIFLPLLYFVITRKSPFSFLAGIFQAWITALGTASSAGTLPVTFRCLEENLGIDKRVTRFVLPVGATINMDGTALYEAVAAIFIAQMNGIELDGGQIVTVSLTATLASVGAASIPSAGLVTMLLILTAVGLPTQDISLLVAVDWLLDRMRTSVNVVGDSFGAGIVYHLSKAELETIDSHLKGHEDIEMTKTQSIYDDMKNHRENNSNQCVFAAHNSVIVDECKVTLATNGKSADFSVVEEEPWKREN from the exons ATGCCTAAGCAAGTAGAAGTGCGGATGCATGAAAGTCATTTAAGTCCAGTGGAGCACAGATCCAGGAACATATGTGTGCAGTTCTGCCAGTCGCTCCACAGGAATCTGCTCCTGACTCTTACTGTATTCG gtgTCATCCTGGGTGCACTGTGTGGGGGTCTTCTTCGTCTAGCAACACCTATTGACCCTGACATCATCATGTTAATAGCCTTCCCAGGAGATATACTTATGAGGATGCTAAAAATGCTGATCCTCCCTTTAATTATCTCCAGTTTAATCACAG GACTTTCTGGTTTAGATGCTAAAGCGAGTGGCCGATTGGGTACGAGAGCCATGATCTACTACATGTCCACCACTATtattgctgctgtgctgggcgTGATTTTGGTTTTAGCCATCCATCCAGGGAATCCTAAACTCAAGAAACAGCTTGGTCAAGGGAAGAAGAATGATGAAGTGTCTAGTCTGGATGCTTTCCTGGATCTGATCCGAAACCTGTTCCCTGAAAATCTAGTCCAAGCATGCTTTCAGCAG ATCCAAACTGTCACCAAGAAAGTGCTGGTGCCACCACCCATTGAAGAACCACCTAATGTCACTGACTCTGCTTTTGCTATGATGAATGAGACAGTGCGCGAAGCACCACCAGAAGCCCAGCTTGTCATTAAGAAGGGACTTGAATTTAAGGATGGCATGAATGTCCTGG GTTTGATAGGATTCTTTATTGCTTTTGGCATTGCTATGGGGAAAATGGGAGAACAGGCCAAGATGATGGTGGATTTCTTCAACATCCTGAATGAGATTGTAATGAAGTTAGTAACTATGATCATGTG GTATTCCCCTTTGGGCATTGCTTGCCTCATCTGTGGAAAAATCATTGCAATCAAGGACTTAGAAGTAGTTGCTAGACAACTTGGAATGTACATGGTCACTGTGATTGTGGGTCTTCTCATCCATGGAGGAatcttcctgcctctgctctaCTTTGTGATAACAAGGAAAAGCCCATTTTCATTCCTTGCTGGGATTTTCCAGGCATGGATCACAGCACTAGGCACAGCTTCCAG TGCTGGAACATTACCTGTCACATTCCGGTGTCTTGAAGAAAATTTAGGTATTGATAAACGTGTAACAAGGTTCGTTCTTCCTGTTGGAGCAACTATTAACATGGATGGAACTGCCCTTTATGAAGCTGTGGCTGCCATCTTCATAGCACAGATGAATGGAATTGAGCTGGATGGAGGCCAGATAGTTACTGTGAG tttGACCGCCACCCTTGCAAGTGTTGGAGCTGCCAGTATTCCCAGCGCGGGACTTGTCACTATGCTTCTCATCCTTACTGCAGTGGGTCTCCCTACCCAGGACATCAGTTTGCTTGTTGCTGTTGACTGGCTTTT GGACCGGATGAGAACGTCAGTCAATGTCGTGGGGGATTCATTTGGTGCTGGCATTGTCTACCACCTATCCAAGGCAGAACTTGAAACCATTGATTCCCATCTTAAAGGGCACGAAGACATTGAAATGACCAAGACTCAGTCAATCTATGATGACATGAAAAATCATAGGGAAAACAACTCAAACCAATGTGTTTTTGCAGCTCACAACTCAGTCATAGTAGATGAGTGCAAG